The proteins below are encoded in one region of Thermococcus peptonophilus:
- a CDS encoding CidB/LrgB family autolysis modulator — protein MNPYGIALTLIVFYVFSEVHARRKAFYTNPVLLSIATIAAFLWFGGFSYDSYMESAGILKFLLGPAVVSLAVPVYRGLDTIKAYWKEITAGITVGGIVAILSAFYTAEVLGGSSNVLLSIAPKSVTTAIAIGISEKIGGIPALTAVLVILTGILGNAVGPELLNVFRVRDRVARGLAMGVTSHGLGTARILLEDEIAGGVSGLAMALNGVFTALVLPYLIKVL, from the coding sequence GTGAACCCATACGGGATTGCTCTAACGCTCATAGTCTTCTACGTTTTTTCGGAGGTACACGCGAGAAGGAAGGCCTTTTACACGAACCCTGTTCTCCTCTCAATAGCCACGATAGCAGCATTTCTCTGGTTTGGCGGCTTTTCCTACGATTCCTACATGGAGAGCGCCGGGATACTCAAGTTCCTCCTCGGGCCGGCTGTGGTAAGCCTTGCTGTCCCCGTTTACAGAGGACTTGATACAATCAAAGCTTACTGGAAGGAAATAACAGCTGGAATAACGGTCGGTGGAATCGTTGCCATACTAAGTGCCTTCTACACGGCAGAGGTTCTCGGTGGGAGCAGTAATGTGCTCCTAAGCATAGCCCCCAAGAGTGTCACAACTGCAATAGCCATAGGAATCAGCGAAAAAATCGGTGGAATCCCCGCCCTTACGGCAGTCCTCGTTATTCTAACCGGAATACTCGGGAATGCGGTTGGACCGGAACTCCTGAACGTATTTCGAGTCAGGGACAGAGTAGCGAGGGGGCTGGCAATGGGGGTCACATCCCACGGCCTAGGGACGGCTAGGATTCTGCTGGAGGATGAGATTGCTGGGGGAGTTAGTGGGCTTGCGATGGCATTAAACGGTGTCTTTACCGCCCTCGTGCTTCCCTATCTCATCAAAGTCCTCTAA
- a CDS encoding Tfx family DNA-binding protein codes for MKSFLTEQQIRVLQLRAKGLKQSEIAEILGTSRANVSILERRALEKIEKARNTLLLWEQINSKISIEVKKGEDIFQVPEKLFKKADELGVKVPYSTAEIIAFLVEHAPIEDRLAKRDFTLFLDRDDRLRVSECILEDFDEIGKHEGGKDTV; via the coding sequence ATGAAGAGCTTTTTAACCGAGCAGCAGATTAGGGTTCTCCAGCTTAGGGCCAAAGGCTTGAAACAGAGCGAGATAGCCGAAATTCTCGGGACGAGCAGGGCCAACGTTAGCATCCTCGAGAGAAGGGCCCTTGAGAAGATTGAAAAGGCCAGGAACACACTTCTTCTGTGGGAGCAGATAAACTCGAAAATAAGCATTGAGGTCAAAAAGGGTGAAGACATCTTCCAGGTTCCCGAGAAGCTCTTTAAGAAGGCCGACGAGCTTGGAGTGAAAGTCCCATACAGCACGGCTGAAATAATAGCGTTCCTGGTGGAACACGCGCCGATAGAGGACAGACTGGCCAAGAGGGACTTCACGCTCTTCTTGGACAGGGATGACAGGCTCCGCGTTAGCGAGTGCATTTTAGAGGACTTTGATGAGATAGGGAAGCACGAGGGCGGTAAAGACACCGTTTAA
- a CDS encoding DUF2103 domain-containing protein has product MPKHFKRGVKREHHFLKGLEKPLEEIARIPGVKKVIPGRIYASDSRGFEIKVTRETQTGLKLVAKSDGSVQEVFLVMDKADRERVWREIEELAEKWEK; this is encoded by the coding sequence ATGCCCAAACACTTCAAGCGCGGGGTGAAGAGGGAGCACCACTTTCTCAAGGGCCTTGAAAAGCCGCTGGAAGAGATAGCCAGAATCCCTGGAGTGAAAAAGGTAATCCCGGGTAGGATATACGCGAGCGACTCCAGAGGCTTCGAGATAAAGGTCACACGGGAGACTCAGACGGGTTTAAAGCTCGTCGCCAAGAGCGATGGGAGCGTTCAGGAGGTCTTTCTGGTCATGGATAAAGCCGACAGGGAGAGGGTGTGGAGGGAGATAGAGGAGCTAGCTGAGAAATGGGAGAAGTAA
- a CDS encoding CidA/LrgA family protein, with product MNAYRGLAIIFGFYALGEFGSSVFNLSIPGSVLGMLFLLAALITGVVQLEWVENEAELFVKNMSVMFIPPGVGIILYISLLKSQLVPVVGALLVSFLVTLITTAKVVELLRGEGR from the coding sequence ATGAACGCTTACAGGGGATTGGCCATAATCTTCGGCTTCTACGCTCTGGGCGAGTTTGGGAGTTCGGTCTTTAACCTTTCCATTCCGGGAAGCGTTCTCGGCATGCTGTTTCTACTTGCGGCTTTAATTACTGGGGTTGTCCAGCTTGAGTGGGTTGAGAACGAGGCGGAACTGTTCGTAAAGAACATGAGCGTTATGTTCATCCCTCCGGGGGTCGGGATAATACTCTACATCAGCCTTCTTAAGAGCCAGCTTGTCCCTGTCGTTGGTGCCCTCTTGGTCAGCTTTTTGGTCACATTGATAACAACGGCAAAGGTCGTTGAGCTTTTGAGGGGGGAAGGAAGGTGA